The genome window GCCAGTGGTCCAGCCAGACGCTTCAGGGAAAATGCCGGCGTACTACGACCAGTACAGCAAGGGCGGATCCAACCGGTACGGCTACGGACAGGACAAAAAGCCCAAGCCGGGCGAAACACCGGACTCCAAGGCGCCGAACCCGTCCTCCGCGGCGCCGGCGTCGGGTAAATAGCTTCTCGTCTTTTCGTCATCCCCATCTGGTCCCTGCATCTCCTTCTTTGGAGCGTCCTCATGCGCGTCCCTGTCTTTCGCAAGATGAGGCGGGCGTTCACTCTGATTGAACTGCTCGTCGTCATCGCCATCATCGCCGTCCTGGTGGCGATCCTGCTGCCGGCGATCCAGCAGGCCCGGGAAGCGGCCCGCCGCAGCCAGTGCAGCAACAATCTCAAGCAGATTGGCGTGGCCTGCCACAACTACCACGAAGCCTTCGGGACGTTCCCCCATCAGTGGGACGGAACGCTCGACTACCGGAACGCCGCCAACAGCGGCACGGAGACCCGCCCGAACAGCTCCTCCGTCTCCTGGATTACGTCGTCACTCCCCTACCTGGATCAGGCGGGGCTGTACAACAAGTTCAATCAGGTCGGCCTGTTTGAAGCGTCCAAGGGCGCGATCGCGCCGGGCTCCAATGTCGGTTACGATCATCCCGTGGTCCGAGAGGGCGCCCAGACGGCGATCGCGACGCTGCTCTGCCCCAGCAATCCGCAGGCGAAGATTACTCGCGGCGGCTTGCTTTACAACGGCGGCACCGGATGGGCGGACGGCGGCGGCGGCGGCGGACAACAGTACGTCGGCGGCCGCACGGACTACGTCGGCAACATGGGCTTCATCTACTCCGGCTGGAAGGACTGCGGAGGAGCCCAGGGACGCTACGGGGCGCGCTGGACCAGCGAAGTGTGGGTCAACAGCTACGAAGACAATTGGGACGATCTCCCCCGTTATCGCGGTGCCTTCTACTACCGCGGCTCGGCCAAGATTTCGCAGATCTCGGACGGAACGTCCAACACGATCGCCGTGTTTGAGAACCACCACTGGGCGTGGACCTCCAACGCTCCCTCGGAAGCCGCGGCGGACGGACTGTGGATCTCCGCCATCGGTCCGATCATGAACCTGGGCAAGCGGATGAACTCCGGATCGGGAAGCACCCGCAGCGACGGCCCTGCCGGCGGCCCCTACGGCCGCGGCGACTGCCGCTGCACCGGCTGGCAGAGCACCCATGCCGGCGGCGCGCAGGCCCTGTTCTGCGACGGCAGCGTCAAGTTCATCAATGAGAACATTGAGGTGGGCGTGGGACCTGAGGCGACGGCCGAAGGTGGAACCGGCAACGGGAGCTACCAGCCCGGCGTGCAGTCCGCCATCGCGACCGGCTCCGGTGGCGACAAGGCTCCCGCCTTCGAATGATCCCGACCGTCGTTCATGTCTTCACGACCCGCAGCCAAGAAATTGTCTGCGGGTTCTTTCGTTCTCAGGCAGGATCGATCATGGCGCGGCGGCGTGCGATCGCGGCCAATGGCGTGCTGATGCTCCTCGCGTGCCTGTCGGCCTGCCAGCAGCAGCAGCCGTCGACCACTGCTCCTGCCACGCCGCCGGCCCCCCTCAATGCGTCGACCGAGCCAGCCAGCCCGCTCTCCGTTTCTCTCTCGGTCGACCGGTACGGCAAAGGGGACTCAACCACGACACGCAAGCGGGAGCGGGGCCAGGGAGCGGTCCGGTTCACGGATGTCGCCCGGGAGATGGGCGTGTCGTTCCGGTATGACACGGGTCGATCGAGCCGGCGGCTGATGGTCGAGGCGACCGGCGGCGGCGCGGGCTGGGTCGACTTCGATCGGGACGGATGGTGCGACCTGTTCTTCTGCCAGGGGGGAGACCCGGCGGCGGCGGATCTCTCGACGCAGCCGACGGACCGGCTGTTCCGCAGCCTGGGCGGAACGAGGTTCGTCGACGTCACGGTCCCGGCAACCCTGATCGAGCAGCAGTACGGACAGGGGGTGGCGGTGGCGGACTACGACGAAGACGGCTTCGACGACATCCTGGTCACGAACGTCGGCCCCGAATCCCTGTTCCGCAACCTGGGGGACGGCACGTTCGAGGAGCGGGCGGCCGCAGCCGGAGTCGGCAGCCGCCGCTGGTCGTCGAGCGCCGCCTGGGGAGACCTCGACGGCGACGGGGATCTCGATCTCTACCTGTGCAACTACCTCGACTACGACCCCCGCAACCCGCTCCTCTGCCTCAGCAGCACCGGCGAGCCGGGGACCTGCCATCCGGAGGAAGTCCCCCCCTCGCTCTCCGAGTGCTACTTCAACCAGGGGGACGGCCGCTTCACCGAAGAGGCTGGCGAGCGGGGGCTGACCGGCTCGGCGACGAAGGCCCTGGGAGTCATCATCACGGACTTTGACGGAGACGGCCGTCCCGACGTCTTCGTGGCCAACGACACGACGGCGAATCACTTCTTTGCGAACCGCGGCGAGGGACGCTTCGAGGAGGTCGCGGGGCAGGTCGGCTGCGCCACGAACGCGCTCGGACAATACCAGGCCAACATGGGGATGGCCTTCGGCGACTACGATCACAGCGGAACGCCGGACGTCTACATTACGCACTTCACGGACGACTCGGACACCCTGTTCCGCAATCTCGGCGCGGCCGGCTTCGAGGACGTTACCCGCCGCGAGGGGCTGCACGAGCCGACGCTTCCGTACCTCGGTTTCGGAGCGGTCATGGCGGACTACGACTGCAACGGCGAGCAGGACATCTTTGTGGCGAACGGCCACATCGACGACTGGCGGGAGGTCAACGGCGACCCGTGGCACATGCCGAGCCTGCTCTTCTCCTACGACGGCGTGGGCCGCTGGCACGACCGGACCGCCGACGCGGGCCCCTACCTGAAGCTCCCCCGCCTGGGGCGGGCGGTCGCCTCCGCGGACTTCGACGCCGATGGGGACCTCGACCTGGCGGTGGTGAACCAGGACGACGACGTGGCGATTCTGCGGAACGACTCGTCCCGGGGACACTGGCTCAAAGTCCGGTTGCTGGGCCGGCACTCGAACCGCTCCGCGATCGGAGCCAAGGTGACGGTGAAGGCGTCCGACCGGTCGTACGTGCAGCATCTGGCGGGGGGGACGAGCTACTGCTCCGCCCATCAGCCGTTGCTCGCGTTCGGTCTGGCGGAGCATTCCGGGCCGGTCGACCTGCGGATCGTCTGGCCTGACGGAGGTATCGAGGAGCGGAGCGGGGTTGCCGTGGATGGCGAGGTGGTGCTCGTCGAGTCCCGGGAGGGCTGAGGTCGCATGTCCCGTCCAGCGCTGATCGTCGGGATCGCTCTGCTGATGGGGATCGGCGCGGTTGCCGCGTGGACGCTGCGCGATGTCTGGAAGGCCCCGCCGGTCGAGCAGTTCCGGACCAAGCCCGCGGCGGAGACGGAGGGGCACCCGGCGACGGCGACAGAGGCCAGGTTCGTCTCCCCGCCGCGGGACTATGTCGGCAGCCAGACCTGCCGGTCGTGTCACGCCGATCACGCCGCTTCGTTCGCCGGCCATCCGATGTCCCGGTCCGCCTCGCGGGTCGACTTCTCCCGCGATCCGGAGTACCGGGGGGACCTGTCGTTCGAGCCTCCCGCGAGCTCCCGGTTCGTCACGCGTCTGCGGTACGAGGTCCGGCCGACCGAGACCGGTGTCGAGCACGTCGAAGAGTATCGCAATCCGGACGGCAAGAAGGTCGCCTCGCTGGCGGTTCCCGTCGAATTCGCCATCGGCTCCGGCGAAGGGGGGCGGTCCTATCTCACGCGCCGGGGCGAACTCCTCTTCATGTCGCCGATGACGTGGTACGCGCAGAAGAAGGAGTGGAACTTCTCGCCCGGCTACCTGATGGGGAACCTCCACTTCGAGCGGCGGATCGTCGACGGCTGCGTCGCCTGCCACGTCGGGCAGGTGGCCGAGGTGGCGGGAACGAACGATCGATTCACCGATCCCGTCTTCATCGAAGGGGGGATCGGCTGCGAGCGGTGCCACGGCCCCGGAGCGGCGCATGTCCGCTTCCAGGAGACGGGCGAATCGGCGGGCGGCAAGGGAACCGACCCGATGCTCGACCTCAAGACGCTCTCGACGGTGCAGAAGGACGCCCTCTGCATGCAGTGCCACCTGACCGGCGAGGAACGGGTTCTCCGCCCCGGCCGGACCGACTACGACTTCCGGCCGGGAGACCGGCTCGATGACATCTGGGGGATCTTCGTCAAAGGAGACGGGATCTCCGGCGGCCAGACGAGCGAGGTGACGAGTCAGCCCGAACAGATGGTCTCCAGCGCGTGTTACCGCCTCAGTGAAGGGCGGCTCTCATGTCTCTCCTGTCACGATCCGCACTCGGTCCCGACCGGGGAGGAGCGGGTCGCGTTTTACCGCGACAAGTGTGCCTCGTGCCACGGCGCGGGGGACGCCGAGTGCGCGGAACCGCTCGCGATGCGAGAGAAGGCGAGGAATTCCTGCATCGCCTGCCACATGCCGCGGCTGCCGGCCAGCGATGTCCCGCACACCAGCCAGACCGACCACCGGGTGCTGCGCCGTCCGTCCGTCGCGGCGGCCGAGCCGGTGGCGGACGCCGGCGGGGACTCGTCCGGCCCCCGTCTGCATCTCTACCCCGAGCCGGGGGGAACGATGACCGAGGAGGAGCGCCGGCGGCTCGTCGGGATCGCGACCAGCCGGGAGGCGGCCAAGTCGAACCTGCCGGACCTGGCCGCGCGGGCCGCCAAGCTGCTCCAGCCGTGGTGCGAACAGCATTCGCACGACCTGCCGGCGGCTGAAGCGCTCGGCACCGCCTACTGGGTGCGGCAGGACTACCGGAACGCCATCGACACCCTGAGCGCCGCCCTGCGGAAGGCTCCCCGCCGGGAAGGGCTGCTGCGGCCGCTGTTCCTGATCTATCATGAGGTGGAGAACTACTCGAGCGCCGAGAAGGTGGGACGGGAGCTGATCCAACTGAATCCCTACGATCACGAATTCCTGGGACGGATGGCCCACATCCTGGGACAGCAGGGGAAGCTCGACCAGGCGATCGAGATGGCCCGTCAGGCGGTGGCGATCCGACCGTCGCAGTTCCAGATCTGGGGCTGGCTGGCGGAGTCCTACGCCGCGCGAGGGGAGACCGCGGCGGCCGACGACGCCCGATCCCGGTTCCAGATGTTCTCGCCCCGCTCACCGGCGTCGGCCGCCCCCAAGGGCGCTTCGCCGGAGAAGAAGGGGCCGGGGACAGGCGCGAAAGCCGGCCCGCCCGGACCGGGAACGGGAGCCGGAGGGGCAGGGGGAGCGGGAGGGCGTGATCCATGACGGATTCGATGGGAACAAGCGTCTTCGAGCCCGCCCCGCCCCCCCCCGAAGCGGGGAAGCGGGACGGGCGGGTCCGGATGGGCCGCGCAATCGTGCTGATCGCGCTGGGCCTGGCCGGGGCCGCGGTGCTGATCGTCCAGGTCCACGCGACGCTCGCGGCGCGGCGTCTGGCGCAGTATCGCGTCATCTGCCGGCAGCTCGCGGACGACCAGGACTGGGGGGGGCTCGTCGCCGCCGCGGACGCCTGGCGGATCGCCGACCCGGCCGCTGATGATGCCTTGGTGTTCCGCGCCGACGGCCTGGTCCAGCAGGCCAACTATGAAGGGGCGGTCGCGTCGCTCCTGTCGATCCGGAACTCGTACCAGGGGGCGACGCAGGCCCTGGCCGCCTGCGCGGAGATCCAGTTCGCGGACCTCAACCGGGTGTACGACGCCGAGCAGACCTGGCTGCGGATGCTGGCGATCAATCCCCGGACCGACGTCGCCTACCAGCGGCTGATCTACTTCTACTCCATGACGCTCCAGCGGCGGAAACTCGTCGACACGATCCACCAGGCGATCGAGAGGGAATGCGAGCCTCCCGAGGCGTACGTCTACCTCATCCAGTCGAGCTCGCTGAACTTCACGGACGGGGCGTCGGTCCTGTGGCGATGGAAGCAGAACGCTCCTGACGACGAGACGCTCGCGGTGGCGCATGCCGTCTACGCGGCCCGCAACAACGAAGCGGGGTCGATCCGGACGTTCGGACCGGAGGAGTTCGCCGGGGGGGAATTGACGCCGTTCGAGGCGTGCGCCCGCCGTTTTCCGCGGAACCTGGAGATTGTCGCGTTCGCCATCGAGAAGGCGATCGCGGACGGGAACCTCGATGCGGTGGCGAAGGGGTTGGAGCAGGCGCCTCCCGAGGCGGCGACCGATTCGCGGTTCTGGCGTTACCGGGGGCATTTCCTGGCGGGCAAGCAGGACTACGCGGAGGCGCGGACGTCGCTCGGCAAGGCGATCGAGCTGAACGTCTTTGACTGGCGGAACCGGCTTGAGATTTCGACGGTTCAGCGCAATCTGGGAGA of Planctomyces sp. SH-PL14 contains these proteins:
- a CDS encoding DUF1559 domain-containing protein; the encoded protein is MRVPVFRKMRRAFTLIELLVVIAIIAVLVAILLPAIQQAREAARRSQCSNNLKQIGVACHNYHEAFGTFPHQWDGTLDYRNAANSGTETRPNSSSVSWITSSLPYLDQAGLYNKFNQVGLFEASKGAIAPGSNVGYDHPVVREGAQTAIATLLCPSNPQAKITRGGLLYNGGTGWADGGGGGGQQYVGGRTDYVGNMGFIYSGWKDCGGAQGRYGARWTSEVWVNSYEDNWDDLPRYRGAFYYRGSAKISQISDGTSNTIAVFENHHWAWTSNAPSEAAADGLWISAIGPIMNLGKRMNSGSGSTRSDGPAGGPYGRGDCRCTGWQSTHAGGAQALFCDGSVKFINENIEVGVGPEATAEGGTGNGSYQPGVQSAIATGSGGDKAPAFE
- a CDS encoding CRTAC1 family protein, whose product is MARRRAIAANGVLMLLACLSACQQQQPSTTAPATPPAPLNASTEPASPLSVSLSVDRYGKGDSTTTRKRERGQGAVRFTDVAREMGVSFRYDTGRSSRRLMVEATGGGAGWVDFDRDGWCDLFFCQGGDPAAADLSTQPTDRLFRSLGGTRFVDVTVPATLIEQQYGQGVAVADYDEDGFDDILVTNVGPESLFRNLGDGTFEERAAAAGVGSRRWSSSAAWGDLDGDGDLDLYLCNYLDYDPRNPLLCLSSTGEPGTCHPEEVPPSLSECYFNQGDGRFTEEAGERGLTGSATKALGVIITDFDGDGRPDVFVANDTTANHFFANRGEGRFEEVAGQVGCATNALGQYQANMGMAFGDYDHSGTPDVYITHFTDDSDTLFRNLGAAGFEDVTRREGLHEPTLPYLGFGAVMADYDCNGEQDIFVANGHIDDWREVNGDPWHMPSLLFSYDGVGRWHDRTADAGPYLKLPRLGRAVASADFDADGDLDLAVVNQDDDVAILRNDSSRGHWLKVRLLGRHSNRSAIGAKVTVKASDRSYVQHLAGGTSYCSAHQPLLAFGLAEHSGPVDLRIVWPDGGIEERSGVAVDGEVVLVESREG
- a CDS encoding cytochrome c3 family protein, with translation MSRPALIVGIALLMGIGAVAAWTLRDVWKAPPVEQFRTKPAAETEGHPATATEARFVSPPRDYVGSQTCRSCHADHAASFAGHPMSRSASRVDFSRDPEYRGDLSFEPPASSRFVTRLRYEVRPTETGVEHVEEYRNPDGKKVASLAVPVEFAIGSGEGGRSYLTRRGELLFMSPMTWYAQKKEWNFSPGYLMGNLHFERRIVDGCVACHVGQVAEVAGTNDRFTDPVFIEGGIGCERCHGPGAAHVRFQETGESAGGKGTDPMLDLKTLSTVQKDALCMQCHLTGEERVLRPGRTDYDFRPGDRLDDIWGIFVKGDGISGGQTSEVTSQPEQMVSSACYRLSEGRLSCLSCHDPHSVPTGEERVAFYRDKCASCHGAGDAECAEPLAMREKARNSCIACHMPRLPASDVPHTSQTDHRVLRRPSVAAAEPVADAGGDSSGPRLHLYPEPGGTMTEEERRRLVGIATSREAAKSNLPDLAARAAKLLQPWCEQHSHDLPAAEALGTAYWVRQDYRNAIDTLSAALRKAPRREGLLRPLFLIYHEVENYSSAEKVGRELIQLNPYDHEFLGRMAHILGQQGKLDQAIEMARQAVAIRPSQFQIWGWLAESYAARGETAAADDARSRFQMFSPRSPASAAPKGASPEKKGPGTGAKAGPPGPGTGAGGAGGAGGRDP
- a CDS encoding tetratricopeptide repeat protein — translated: MTDSMGTSVFEPAPPPPEAGKRDGRVRMGRAIVLIALGLAGAAVLIVQVHATLAARRLAQYRVICRQLADDQDWGGLVAAADAWRIADPAADDALVFRADGLVQQANYEGAVASLLSIRNSYQGATQALAACAEIQFADLNRVYDAEQTWLRMLAINPRTDVAYQRLIYFYSMTLQRRKLVDTIHQAIERECEPPEAYVYLIQSSSLNFTDGASVLWRWKQNAPDDETLAVAHAVYAARNNEAGSIRTFGPEEFAGGELTPFEACARRFPRNLEIVAFAIEKAIADGNLDAVAKGLEQAPPEAATDSRFWRYRGHFLAGKQDYAEARTSLGKAIELNVFDWRNRLEISTVQRNLGETEPSRREGRLALDGKRLERALLESPNARELSAETVMMMRNYLTEVGDQTVLEGFFRRSGKQP